From Halotia branconii CENA392, the proteins below share one genomic window:
- a CDS encoding GNAT family N-acetyltransferase, with protein sequence MTARSDLILRFAEPADSNILFELIKQLAEYEKLSHAVTGNAFELKEHLFGSQKYVEAILAEYAGQAVGFALFFYNYSTFLTKPGIYLEDLFVSPEYRRQGIGKALLTKLAQIAVERSCGRLEWSVLDWNVSAQAFYRSMGASILDDWRICRVTEEALTELAAKSHGA encoded by the coding sequence ATGACTGCACGTAGTGATTTGATTTTGCGTTTTGCGGAACCAGCTGATAGCAATATACTATTTGAATTAATTAAACAGCTTGCAGAGTACGAAAAATTATCTCATGCCGTAACCGGCAATGCCTTTGAACTCAAGGAGCATCTGTTTGGCTCCCAAAAATACGTTGAGGCAATATTAGCAGAATATGCAGGACAAGCTGTTGGTTTTGCTCTATTTTTTTATAACTATTCTACATTTCTTACCAAGCCCGGAATTTATTTAGAAGATTTGTTTGTATCACCAGAATATCGGCGGCAAGGTATTGGTAAGGCTCTTTTAACTAAACTGGCTCAAATAGCTGTAGAGCGCAGTTGTGGGCGACTAGAATGGAGTGTTTTAGATTGGAATGTGTCGGCACAAGCATTCTATCGCAGTATGGGCGCATCTATTTTAGATGATTGGCGAATCTGCCGAGTAACAGAAGAGGCGCTGACAGAATTGGCTGCAAAAAGTCATGGGGCATAG
- a CDS encoding FAD-dependent monooxygenase — protein sequence MKTEVKTMKSTIKTDVIIVGAGPTGLSLAVQLMRYGIDFVIFDKKEGVTDLSKALVVHARTLEIYDQVGLAQKAVQDGEIVQKGILMHDGKVSSNIDFSDFGVQLSPFPFMLVYEQSKNEHLLYEHLQHHGKNVQWQTEMSSLTQDAEGVTAVLKAANGETQTIEARYLVGCDGASSPTRHFLNLGFEGSTYPRLFYVADVEMEFPAEEGTFYASLGHDSFVLVVPMQGGKHWRFIGNLPEYNDQVDREVTYDQIENKVKQLIQRPLDITNVRWFSSYKVHTRRVDKFSVGRCFLAGDAAHVHTPAGGQGMNTGIQDAYNLAWKIAFVLRGDAKDSLLESYDEERLANAKRLLETTDQFFEVAAGDHWYFQFFRDRILPSLAGFAMQLGAAKEFLFPMVSQIGLNYRHKSLSKHQGDQKFEVKSGDRMPYFLVDGMSLYDKLRDPKFHLLVFSDGKHDYEGLKAELANKYGDLIDFNVIPLYPIVGEIFGTHQPFQVLLRPDNYIGFISTDFSLNDLQAYFDQLGTGKRRLSTAVA from the coding sequence TTGAAAACTGAGGTTAAAACTATGAAGTCAACAATTAAAACAGATGTGATTATCGTTGGAGCCGGGCCGACTGGGCTTTCCCTAGCTGTACAATTGATGCGTTACGGCATTGACTTTGTAATCTTTGACAAGAAAGAAGGTGTCACCGATTTGTCAAAGGCTTTAGTTGTTCATGCCCGCACATTAGAAATTTACGACCAAGTTGGTTTGGCACAAAAAGCCGTCCAAGATGGAGAGATTGTGCAGAAGGGTATCTTGATGCATGACGGTAAAGTCAGCAGTAACATAGATTTTTCGGACTTCGGCGTACAACTCAGTCCCTTTCCTTTTATGCTCGTTTATGAACAAAGCAAAAACGAACATTTGCTTTACGAGCATCTCCAACACCACGGGAAAAATGTGCAGTGGCAGACCGAAATGTCAAGCCTGACGCAAGATGCAGAGGGCGTGACAGCGGTTCTGAAAGCTGCAAACGGCGAAACGCAGACAATTGAAGCCCGATATTTGGTGGGTTGTGACGGTGCAAGCAGTCCAACACGACATTTTCTGAATCTTGGTTTTGAAGGTTCAACCTACCCGCGCTTGTTTTATGTTGCGGATGTAGAGATGGAGTTCCCAGCAGAGGAAGGCACATTTTACGCTTCTTTAGGACATGACTCTTTTGTGCTAGTTGTTCCTATGCAAGGCGGCAAACACTGGAGATTTATTGGCAATTTACCTGAATACAATGACCAAGTTGATCGAGAAGTGACCTACGATCAAATCGAAAATAAGGTCAAGCAATTGATTCAGCGTCCGCTAGATATTACGAATGTGCGCTGGTTTTCGAGTTACAAAGTGCATACTCGTCGCGTCGATAAGTTCTCCGTCGGCAGATGTTTTCTGGCAGGCGATGCTGCACATGTCCATACACCTGCGGGGGGTCAGGGCATGAATACGGGTATCCAAGACGCTTACAATTTGGCATGGAAAATTGCGTTTGTTTTGCGCGGCGATGCTAAGGATTCGCTTCTCGAAAGTTACGATGAAGAACGCCTCGCGAATGCGAAACGCCTCTTGGAGACTACTGACCAGTTTTTTGAAGTTGCGGCGGGTGATCATTGGTATTTCCAATTTTTCCGCGATCGCATTTTACCAAGTCTTGCTGGTTTTGCGATGCAGTTGGGGGCAGCAAAAGAGTTTCTTTTTCCAATGGTTTCTCAAATCGGACTTAACTACCGCCACAAATCTTTAAGCAAGCATCAGGGCGATCAAAAGTTTGAGGTCAAATCCGGGGATAGAATGCCTTATTTTCTAGTCGACGGAATGAGTCTTTACGACAAACTTCGTGATCCCAAATTTCACCTGCTTGTGTTCTCAGATGGTAAACACGATTATGAGGGTTTGAAGGCAGAACTCGCAAACAAATACGGCGATTTAATCGACTTCAATGTCATTCCCCTTTATCCAATAGTCGGGGAAATCTTCGGCACTCATCAACCTTTCCAAGTACTGCTAAGACCTGACAATTACATCGGATTTATCTCCACAGACTTCTCCTTAAACGATCTCCAAGCCTACTTTGATCAGTTAGGCACTGGTAAACGCCGCTTATCGACTGCTGTCGCGTAA
- a CDS encoding TonB-dependent receptor plug domain-containing protein, whose product MFFFVPVALPSLLIAFPVFAADIEPKDVNKSTQVNAVIYHLHEINLPATNAELLTQESTPNNVDSENQPETDPTSTDDADIFIEVIGEQDTLPESTPVYVIDQEEIKKQGAASLADVLKKMPGFAINDVGHGADIHTGTYYRGASINQSVFLINGRPINTNINTYHGGTDLNSIPVEAIERVELYSGVTSALYGSSAFGGVVNIITKEGYGEPKLTGSVEFGSLSLNNQQVSYGGSSGAVKYNFSFERYFTDNRYRVPLGAANRDSQGFLSNADTATSTYFGSIALNLDPKNSLNLDVTKLSSRRGLVYFGFPLQRDRLDHDGLNVGLSWKTQLGNAQDSTLTTSLGYNQDYFSTYGPTGNFYRTGALDTQQITARVDHEWKLTTNNKLRWGLDLKNTDLNGDVLSTNPSRIANNETENRSVLNTALFAVNTWNISDDFQLDLGLRQSFDGQFGSYFNPSTGLRYAVTPNVAVRGSWAGGQRNPGLDQLYVYDTVHGWEQNPDLEPETGSSWTAGVDIKFSDNLTGQFTYFGSSLDNRLGIIAGRWENIGLVDTNGFEAAIQLKFAANWSTFLNYTYTDAQIKTGSEKGLQLGFIPYSVLQGGIGYQNSGWQANLYVTYNSGARRAFFTNPGDTSLDFIPSFVNLDLSGRIPINSSLGLTVYLENLLDEQYERVNRIYSPGFTFRIGLTSSL is encoded by the coding sequence GTGTTTTTTTTTGTTCCAGTTGCTTTACCAAGCTTACTGATAGCTTTTCCTGTCTTTGCTGCGGATATTGAGCCAAAAGATGTTAATAAATCAACTCAGGTAAATGCAGTTATTTATCATTTGCATGAAATCAATTTACCTGCAACTAATGCTGAATTATTAACTCAAGAATCTACACCAAATAACGTTGATTCAGAAAATCAGCCAGAAACAGATCCGACTTCCACTGATGATGCAGACATTTTTATCGAAGTAATCGGAGAACAAGATACTCTACCCGAATCTACTCCCGTTTACGTTATTGATCAAGAAGAAATAAAAAAACAGGGTGCTGCAAGTCTAGCTGATGTATTAAAAAAAATGCCTGGATTCGCGATTAATGATGTCGGTCATGGTGCGGATATTCACACAGGTACATACTACCGGGGAGCATCAATTAATCAGTCTGTATTTTTAATTAATGGCAGACCAATTAATACCAACATCAATACCTATCATGGTGGAACTGACTTAAATAGTATCCCTGTAGAAGCTATTGAACGAGTGGAATTATATAGCGGTGTTACCTCCGCTTTGTATGGTTCATCAGCCTTTGGAGGAGTTGTCAATATCATCACCAAAGAAGGTTATGGCGAACCTAAATTGACTGGTAGCGTAGAATTTGGCTCATTGAGTTTAAATAATCAACAGGTGAGTTATGGTGGCTCATCTGGTGCTGTCAAATATAACTTTAGCTTTGAAAGATACTTTACCGATAACCGTTACCGTGTTCCGCTTGGTGCAGCAAATCGTGATTCTCAGGGTTTTTTATCAAATGCAGACACAGCTACAAGTACTTACTTTGGTAGCATTGCCCTAAATTTAGATCCCAAAAACTCTTTAAATTTAGATGTTACTAAACTCAGCAGTCGTCGCGGCTTAGTTTATTTTGGTTTTCCTCTGCAAAGAGACAGACTAGACCATGATGGGCTAAATGTTGGCTTATCTTGGAAAACTCAGCTAGGTAATGCTCAAGATTCTACTTTGACAACTTCACTAGGCTATAACCAAGATTACTTTAGCACTTATGGACCTACAGGAAATTTTTACCGCACAGGGGCTTTAGATACACAACAAATCACCGCTAGGGTTGATCATGAATGGAAATTGACTACTAATAATAAATTACGTTGGGGATTAGATTTAAAAAATACTGACTTAAACGGCGATGTTTTAAGTACTAATCCTAGCAGAATTGCCAATAATGAAACTGAAAATAGAAGTGTATTGAATACAGCCTTATTTGCTGTCAATACTTGGAATATTAGTGATGATTTTCAGTTAGATTTAGGATTAAGACAAAGCTTTGATGGACAGTTTGGCAGCTATTTTAATCCTAGTACTGGCTTACGTTATGCCGTCACACCAAATGTTGCTGTACGCGGTAGTTGGGCAGGAGGACAGCGTAATCCTGGGTTAGATCAATTGTATGTTTATGATACAGTTCATGGTTGGGAACAAAACCCTGATTTAGAGCCAGAAACAGGCTCATCTTGGACTGCGGGAGTCGATATCAAGTTTTCTGATAATTTGACTGGACAGTTCACTTACTTCGGCAGTAGTTTAGATAATCGATTAGGAATTATTGCCGGAAGATGGGAAAATATTGGACTAGTAGATACCAATGGTTTTGAGGCAGCAATACAATTAAAATTTGCTGCTAATTGGTCAACTTTTCTTAACTACACTTATACAGATGCCCAAATCAAAACAGGCTCAGAAAAAGGTTTGCAATTAGGTTTTATTCCCTACTCCGTCTTGCAAGGTGGTATAGGTTATCAAAATTCTGGCTGGCAAGCTAATTTGTATGTTACTTACAATAGTGGCGCTCGTAGAGCCTTTTTTACGAATCCTGGTGACACAAGTCTAGATTTTATACCTTCTTTTGTAAATTTAGATTTAAGCGGTCGCATACCTATAAATAGTAGTTTGGGACTAACAGTTTACTTAGAAAATTTACTAGATGAACAATACGAGCGAGTTAATCGTATCTATAGTCCTGGCTTTACTTTTCGTATAGGTTTAACCTCCAGTTTGTAA
- a CDS encoding N,N-dimethylformamidase beta subunit family domain-containing protein, whose translation MSKTAVTVMLLKQQFNFVIKAILSILLSYIIPLVFLPPSALAVGLSIPRQINNPIIIENQKIGSTDWQLNNPATKREIEGYASLTSVNRGDEIKLFVNTKEPNYKMEIFRMGWYGGAGGRKMVSAIKRKGVKQPRPIVDQATGLIECNWQDPYILKIPYNPKDPTQWASGIYLTKLTANKSGKQSYIIFVVRDDSRPSDILFQSSVTTYQAYNNWGWMSLYRWNSRGKQAYKVSFNRPYAASPNSAAASGVGAGEFLTNFQPKNRTSSAGWEYNMVRWLERSGYDVTYCTDVDTHNNLLDIYTTKPLLWLHKAFLAVGHDEYWSAQMRQNVETARDYGVSLGFFSANTCYWQIRFEPSLITKEINRTIVAYKENALLDPFARDDNPENDFLVTTIWRGKPVNRPEESLIGIMYETFQVNADIIVDETAPDWLLAGTQLNLDETTASNKAYLKQMRLEGLLGYEVDRMFSYAPANTVRIAHSPYRYNGKTKYSDMTFYTTDSSAIVFATGSMQWIWGLDDYNSPQLRPNVESLDAQAMTRNILDRMIDNN comes from the coding sequence TTGAGCAAAACTGCTGTGACTGTAATGCTGTTAAAACAACAATTCAATTTTGTCATTAAGGCAATACTGTCAATACTATTGAGTTACATTATTCCCTTAGTTTTTCTGCCACCATCTGCCTTAGCTGTAGGATTATCAATACCTAGACAGATTAACAATCCCATAATTATTGAAAATCAAAAAATTGGTAGTACTGATTGGCAGTTAAATAACCCAGCTACGAAGCGAGAAATTGAAGGCTATGCCTCACTAACAAGCGTCAATCGCGGCGATGAAATTAAGTTGTTTGTGAATACGAAAGAGCCAAATTACAAGATGGAAATCTTTCGGATGGGCTGGTATGGCGGTGCTGGCGGACGTAAAATGGTATCTGCAATCAAACGAAAAGGAGTTAAACAACCACGTCCAATTGTAGATCAAGCAACTGGTTTGATTGAGTGTAACTGGCAAGATCCTTATATTTTGAAAATTCCCTACAATCCCAAAGATCCTACACAATGGGCAAGTGGAATTTATTTAACAAAACTCACTGCTAATAAGAGTGGTAAGCAAAGCTATATTATCTTTGTGGTGCGTGATGATAGCCGTCCTTCTGATATCTTGTTTCAATCGAGCGTCACGACTTATCAAGCTTATAATAATTGGGGTTGGATGTCCCTTTATCGCTGGAATAGTCGCGGTAAACAAGCATACAAAGTTTCCTTTAATCGTCCCTATGCTGCTAGTCCCAACTCAGCCGCCGCATCTGGAGTGGGAGCAGGTGAATTTTTAACCAATTTTCAACCAAAAAATAGAACGTCTAGCGCTGGTTGGGAATATAACATGGTCAGGTGGCTTGAACGTTCCGGCTACGATGTCACTTACTGCACAGATGTTGACACACACAACAATCTTTTAGATATATATACTACCAAGCCCTTACTTTGGTTGCATAAAGCATTTCTTGCAGTTGGCCATGATGAATATTGGTCTGCACAGATGCGGCAAAATGTAGAAACTGCACGGGATTATGGTGTTAGTTTGGGCTTTTTTTCTGCTAATACTTGTTACTGGCAAATTCGCTTTGAGCCTAGCTTGATTACTAAAGAGATCAACCGGACTATTGTGGCCTATAAGGAAAATGCACTACTAGATCCATTTGCCAGAGATGATAATCCAGAAAACGATTTCCTTGTGACAACTATTTGGCGTGGTAAACCAGTAAATCGCCCAGAAGAATCTTTAATTGGAATAATGTACGAAACGTTTCAAGTCAATGCCGATATTATTGTTGATGAGACAGCACCAGATTGGTTGCTTGCTGGTACGCAACTAAATTTAGATGAGACTACAGCATCTAATAAAGCATATTTGAAACAAATGCGCCTTGAGGGACTTTTAGGCTACGAAGTTGATCGAATGTTTAGTTATGCGCCAGCTAATACTGTTCGTATTGCCCATTCACCTTATCGATATAACGGTAAAACGAAATATTCAGATATGACTTTTTATACTACAGATTCTAGTGCAATAGTGTTTGCAACCGGATCTATGCAGTGGATTTGGGGACTTGATGATTACAATTCACCACAATTGCGTCCTAATGTGGAAAGTCTGGACGCTCAAGCTATGACACGCAATATTTTGGATAGGATGATAGATAATAATTAG
- the petJ gene encoding cytochrome c6 PetJ produces the protein MKRIFSVLLLGIAIFTFAFSSPALAADSVSGAKVFSANCASCHAGGKNLVQAAKNLKKDALEKYDMYSAEAIIAQVTNGKNAMPAFKGRLKPDQIADVAAYVIEQADKGW, from the coding sequence ATGAAAAGAATTTTTTCGGTACTATTGTTAGGCATAGCAATCTTCACTTTTGCCTTCAGTAGTCCGGCTTTGGCAGCAGACAGTGTTAGTGGAGCCAAAGTATTTAGTGCTAATTGTGCTTCTTGCCATGCGGGTGGTAAGAATTTAGTTCAAGCTGCCAAAAACTTGAAAAAAGACGCTTTAGAAAAGTACGATATGTACTCAGCAGAAGCGATTATTGCTCAAGTGACGAATGGTAAAAATGCTATGCCAGCTTTTAAAGGTCGTTTAAAACCAGACCAAATTGCAGATGTAGCTGCTTATGTAATTGAACAAGCAGACAAGGGCTGGTAG
- a CDS encoding DUF3318 domain-containing protein: MEPNFEIRRLLDIMPASARMTTKIVSKPEQAKVIDAVFPLPWNQERPIYINFDLWLRLAKPQRDLILLQKVSWLTGVKWFKPNIYKGVVVAGLVGGLIESAQSDVVGVAVAGGLSAIALARIWRNNKSQESELSADATAIKIAQRRGYSETEAAQHLLSAIEAIAKIEGRTSFNFSELMRCQNLRAIAGLSPVGIPKN; the protein is encoded by the coding sequence ATGGAGCCAAATTTTGAAATTCGTCGTTTATTAGATATAATGCCCGCCTCTGCTCGCATGACTACAAAAATCGTCAGCAAGCCAGAACAAGCTAAGGTCATTGATGCTGTTTTTCCGTTGCCGTGGAATCAGGAGCGACCGATATATATTAATTTTGACTTATGGCTGCGTTTGGCAAAACCACAACGAGACTTAATACTATTGCAAAAAGTTAGCTGGTTAACAGGAGTGAAGTGGTTTAAACCCAATATTTATAAAGGTGTAGTAGTGGCGGGACTTGTGGGTGGATTAATCGAATCAGCACAGTCAGATGTAGTGGGTGTAGCTGTTGCTGGAGGATTGAGTGCGATCGCTTTAGCTCGTATTTGGCGTAATAATAAATCTCAAGAGTCAGAATTAAGTGCCGATGCCACAGCCATTAAAATAGCCCAACGGCGAGGTTATTCTGAAACCGAAGCCGCCCAGCATTTATTATCTGCTATTGAAGCGATCGCTAAAATTGAAGGACGTACCAGTTTTAATTTTAGCGAATTGATGCGCTGCCAAAACTTGCGGGCGATCGCTGGATTATCACCCGTTGGTATACCAAAAAATTAA
- a CDS encoding tetratricopeptide repeat protein produces MTDFRRLFLSIFIAFLLIFSTPNAHSSPLFTAQNTSSEFLNLGIEQMRNGGYNKAIDNFNQAIQLQQNLPVAYNDRCLAYLQLQDYHQAIADCTQAINLATDNVEPYLNRGLAHYRQGNYPAAIVNYNQAIALRPDDFRAYYNRGLAHTGEGNYLEAITNYNLALTQIPQTTSLPLANIYNDRGLVRFELQDFAAAVLDFDIAIRLNPQDDRAYFNRACTCGRNGDDFGAIRDFSQVIRLNASNAQAYVNRGVASYRLGYHQKAIADLQTASKYFGHQGNQVAYQKTLDLLKSLRQQIQLATEIA; encoded by the coding sequence ATGACTGATTTTAGGCGATTGTTTCTCAGTATATTTATTGCTTTTTTGTTGATTTTTTCGACTCCTAACGCCCATTCGTCACCTCTATTTACTGCCCAAAATACATCCAGCGAGTTCTTAAATTTGGGTATAGAGCAAATGAGGAATGGTGGTTACAATAAAGCAATAGATAATTTCAACCAAGCAATTCAACTACAGCAAAATTTGCCTGTAGCTTATAACGATCGCTGTCTGGCTTATCTACAATTACAAGATTACCACCAAGCGATCGCAGATTGTACGCAAGCGATAAATTTGGCAACAGACAATGTTGAACCATATCTTAACCGGGGATTGGCACATTACAGACAAGGAAATTACCCAGCTGCCATTGTTAATTATAACCAAGCGATCGCTCTAAGACCTGATGATTTTCGAGCTTATTATAACCGAGGACTAGCCCACACAGGCGAAGGTAATTACCTAGAGGCGATCACTAATTATAATCTAGCTCTGACTCAAATTCCTCAGACTACTAGTTTACCGTTAGCGAATATTTACAATGACCGAGGCTTGGTGCGTTTTGAGTTACAAGACTTTGCCGCAGCAGTACTCGATTTTGATATAGCAATTCGTCTTAATCCTCAAGATGACAGAGCTTATTTTAACCGAGCTTGTACTTGCGGCAGAAACGGCGATGATTTTGGTGCAATACGAGATTTTTCGCAAGTCATTCGATTGAACGCCAGTAATGCCCAAGCTTATGTTAACCGAGGAGTGGCTAGCTATCGTTTAGGGTATCATCAAAAGGCGATCGCTGATTTACAAACAGCATCTAAGTATTTTGGACATCAAGGAAATCAGGTTGCCTATCAAAAAACTTTAGACTTACTAAAAAGTCTCCGACAACAAATCCAATTGGCAACTGAAATTGCTTAG
- a CDS encoding RpoD/SigA family RNA polymerase sigma factor has product MYQTKQQSLKETMNIAELGTMEILENAVEHEEQSLHNLEPLIEEDSSIVENLESDERDGDEMAAARPSGYNKTEHDDAVGAFFKEMARYPLLKPDEEVELARRVRFLEEVREIQVALELELKEQPTKEQVGSQLDLTEKQLESRLYQGRVAKRKMIRSNLRLVVSIAKRYLNRGVPFLDLIQEGAMGLNRATEKFDPDKGYKFSTYAYWWIRQAITRAIANDARTIRLPIHIVEKLNKLKKAQRELKQKLCRNPSEAEMAEALEMNVQQLRQLQQLRRQALSLNHRVGKEEDTELMDLLEDEDNLSPEAKMNENMMRQEIWEVLGDVLTPREKDVISLRYGLTTSEPCTLEEVGNMFNLSRERVRQIQSKAMRKLRRPHIAKRLKGWLI; this is encoded by the coding sequence ATGTACCAAACAAAGCAACAGTCCCTAAAGGAAACTATGAATATTGCTGAATTGGGAACAATGGAAATACTGGAGAATGCAGTTGAGCATGAAGAACAATCACTCCATAATTTAGAACCATTAATAGAAGAAGATTCCTCTATTGTCGAAAATCTGGAATCAGATGAACGTGATGGAGATGAAATGGCCGCAGCTCGGCCTTCAGGATATAACAAAACTGAGCATGACGATGCTGTAGGTGCGTTTTTTAAAGAAATGGCACGTTATCCGCTATTAAAACCTGATGAAGAGGTGGAATTAGCGCGACGAGTGCGATTTTTAGAGGAAGTTAGAGAAATACAAGTTGCTTTGGAGTTGGAACTAAAAGAGCAACCTACCAAAGAGCAAGTAGGTTCTCAATTAGATTTGACAGAAAAGCAATTAGAAAGTCGCTTGTATCAAGGTAGAGTGGCGAAACGTAAAATGATTCGCTCAAACTTGAGATTAGTCGTATCAATTGCCAAACGATATCTAAATCGCGGAGTCCCTTTTCTGGATTTAATCCAAGAAGGAGCAATGGGTTTAAATCGTGCTACAGAAAAATTTGATCCCGATAAAGGATACAAATTTTCTACCTATGCCTATTGGTGGATTAGACAAGCGATTACACGAGCTATAGCTAATGATGCGCGGACAATTCGTTTGCCCATCCACATTGTCGAAAAACTTAACAAGCTGAAAAAAGCGCAGCGAGAATTAAAACAAAAACTCTGTCGCAACCCCTCCGAAGCGGAAATGGCAGAAGCTTTAGAAATGAATGTCCAACAGCTACGTCAACTACAACAACTACGTCGTCAAGCACTGTCCCTTAATCACCGTGTTGGTAAGGAAGAAGATACGGAATTAATGGATTTGCTAGAAGATGAAGATAATTTATCTCCAGAAGCAAAGATGAATGAAAACATGATGCGTCAGGAGATTTGGGAAGTTTTAGGTGATGTGCTAACTCCGCGAGAAAAAGACGTAATTTCTCTGCGCTATGGTTTGACAACTAGTGAACCTTGCACTTTAGAAGAAGTCGGTAATATGTTCAATCTTTCTCGTGAACGCGTGCGGCAAATTCAAAGTAAAGCTATGCGAAAATTGCGTCGTCCTCACATAGCCAAACGTTTAAAGGGTTGGTTAATTTAA